One window from the genome of Populus alba chromosome 15, ASM523922v2, whole genome shotgun sequence encodes:
- the LOC118037364 gene encoding uncharacterized protein gives MLVPLFNLAPNLTVSRLCLGTMTFGEQNSLPQSFGLLDEAFNAGINFFDSAEKYPVPQRAETQGRSEEYLGRWIKRRKIPRDRIVLATKVAGPSGQMTWIRGGPKCLDSRNITDAIDSSLKRMQVDYIDLYQIHWPDRCVPMFGETEYDPTRQFCSVGIEEQLDALGRAVAAGKIRYIGVSNETPYGVMKFSQVADRAAHYPKIVSVQNSYNLLCRTFDAGIAECCHHEGISLLAYSPLAMGILSGKYFAADGGPVDARLNVFKGMYSEGESRYNLSNNIIKAAALEYLAIAKKYGLHPVSLSIAFVLKHPLVASAIFGATKSWQLHEVLKACMIELTPEIIAEINNIHARIPNPCP, from the exons ATGCTTGTTCCTCTCTTCAACCTCGCTCCTAATTTGACAGTTTCAAGACTCTgcttag GAACAATGACTTTCGGTGAACAGAACTCACTGCCTCAATCCTTTGGCCTTCTTGACGAAGCCTTCAATGCCGGCATCAACTTCTTCGACTCTGCTGAAAA GTATCCGGTACCTCAACGTGCTGAGACTCAGGGAAGGAGCGAAGAGTACCTTGGCCGTTGGATTAAACGAAGGAAAATTCCGAGGGATCGCATTGTCTTAGCAACAAAGGTTGCTGGACCTTCCGGCCAAATGACTTGGATTCGAGGCGGGCCCAAGTGTCTGGACTCTAGGAATATCACTGACGCCATTGACAGTAG CTTGAAGAGAATGCAGGTTGACTACATTGATCTTTACCAAATTCACTGGCCTGATCG ctGTGTTCCGATGTTTGGAGAAACTGAGTATGATCCCACCCGTCAGTTCTGTTCGGTTGGTATAGAGGAACAACTCGATGCTCTAGGCAGAGCTGTTGCTGCAGGGAAA ATCAGATACATTGGAGTCAGTAATGAAACACCATATGGTGTAATGAAGTTCAGTCAAGTTGCTGACAGAGCTGCGCATTATCCGAAAATAGTATCTGTGCAG AACTCCTACAACTTGCTCTGCCGAACTTTTGATGCCGGAATAGCTGAGTGCTGTCACCATGAAGG GATCAGTTTATTGGCATACAGTCCCCTGGCAATGGGCATACTTTCTGGGAAGTATTTTGCAGCTGATGGGGGTCCAGTAGATGCGcgattaaatgtttttaaag GAATGTATTCAGAAGGGGAGTCAAGGTACAACCTCTCCAATAACATCATAAAAGCTGCTGCCTTA GAATATCTTGCCATTGCAAAAAAATATGGTCTTCATCCTGTATCTCTTTCTATTG CCTTTGTTTTGAAACACCCTCTTGTTGCAAGCGCGATATTTGGAGCCACCAAATCATGGCAGCTCCATGAGGTTCTCAAAGCATGTATGATTGAGCTTACACCTGAAATAATTGCAGAAATCAACAACATTCATGCAAGGATCCCTAATCCATGCCCCTGA